A window from Electrophorus electricus isolate fEleEle1 chromosome 7, fEleEle1.pri, whole genome shotgun sequence encodes these proteins:
- the LOC113586708 gene encoding LOW QUALITY PROTEIN: uncharacterized protein LOC113586708 (The sequence of the model RefSeq protein was modified relative to this genomic sequence to represent the inferred CDS: deleted 1 base in 1 codon), translated as MYSVEDLLISHGYKLPRGGPASSSSSAPYDNRNDCRRDNVENRPSGGGGGGGGGGGGALNGFGTAEGGADSRTEPATGPYRPAQMAKAHPENNNNVTEGHERIQRRLEVPVGFLGDLQPLGDSLATDSGFYDAPSLTFSEHTEERDISYWRRRGQDFSALLDFADPRELRVSGGPWRGPVLAAEELRTERPLARWEEGPWLREPIDSGPETLRVTGERKCQSLGTEEWRPAVGLGRQLSDGEAERWSQEQQHRLRPVESSVPAAVRMKSQSLPRVLSPEDPQYGELPQTGATSQVPAQRTSSSVPYGRYHSDWPIGERWSGQTQGQGSVALVPKPRFSRPVKPPSYETHQQNRGSWETLSSEPVSKPRDRSVCYSQSFEPLRDRSGCYSQSAEPLRDRSICFSQSAEPLRDRLVSHSQSAEPLRDRFISHSQSADLIRDRFMSHSHSADLLRDRSLCYSQSSELLRDRSICYSQSAELLRPEAFRADLFYQELTGMEPPGYIPPPSYRRFAPPRSGQIYRADSALVRWKREPVSAEMGEWFSRTAGMSWSERREDRSMVVVPRRPVHPGPSIVPNRQGHVQYVPFDDPRIRHISGGPSGNSLTDADKIRHVNKELPGASALGQSTHDSAFLPAQGPSTDTHKPALSEHENVSRWNRGLSKGSESVAPDQSFSKYPATFQTRPPQAVVKADRSTDQQVRGDRVPDQGQVKVERVTEQVKVDRAAEQIKVDKITEQVKADRVVTDQVKVERVAEIKPDKFTDKQIKTERMPDQTKIEIIPDQVKADRYSEKQIKIDTKPEKTPDKAVKVDRILDKSSKAERVPEKQVKIDRIPDKLKTDKMTEKLNKSDKLTEKLIKSEKQTKADISVDQIKVDKVIDKQMKADKSMDKGSSESVSTAKTEPAQEPEKKSVKKKLSETIFCLVSVPLSQSSGKSRDQNNNEEKEPKSPPIPPPPPPSSSSENSNTLGSLPNQSLKSTSTTSTDLELQALTLGSASSSIITRRAHRRRNSRTKIIKPNPHDELRRYSGAWPGDQYRDQETQTSPELAKSAQHPGPDRKEAQPLPAVPEAEVPMESGSGAPGAAVATGSTGSAGSTGATTGPGATGTSGAVGSTVLSGASGATGTMGAPVAPGATGAPGAPGTSDPSTPYGYPMKGQKSLKPSSNSAFSRTGTFKSTGSHRPPLHPPPHPPPPPPNQPPSQPPPPPPTQPPTKSSPSDQAEDSKLDLGPNPEAFGQFLLKPVSRRSWDAIEELESINKELQEQAGKRPSVDQCIEDLNEAYKDILELSTASNNLPNLANRSSMQIPDRIKARLSTDSLVMPATTLRPSLMPGSDPEYREVKSAFSRPSTGKSVSFSKQLREEICPAPPPPEAGFRDYKTVMSQITQRKACRSVKLDLLASKEALVKDDSLIAQTSSTSSMSAEIPWAERQPMQDASTLTSPPDYEHICQTLQMARDSGAISRGASVKSKPGSAMSIDTPQHMAVPGTSTVDLERPCCSLALDNEKQVRQEPISLFREERREGFRRVTSQNNKFLGNRGVLCSIATGKPVGDKAGLEVNPEVPADWQMQLSLAEKHIATLITGEGSKHGSAEALDEMNKMPEGTPANELEEDQASKTLQEDNVITGEQSGMQVEKQEDEAAKEADSHLPVEVVTDSEVAKEKNTGTTRKGPTRRTCTWRCRSAGAISEDQKTHEAKKEMNVTLRSNKAAMWTHSGLDPGLLPEFPPDHLPLSVLAYPNRRLSLGLDCEWAGWEGDRLNHGGGWARERRSLDAEGQDCAERWGLDGDRQQPSGEKRGLGGWRGCGIDGQGADDSDWDLDVDTQDCDKGHCVDVKRWTLKQERDQSEDRSSSASIRDLGEDKQNTEGDRQIQGTEGSPVDKDLQGSGLGRRGRGLSQRIEALHDRFMAPPGHGSEERLARMREVDTVSRMRRLSLRSTDSWDGLYGVSFVSRAEEVRRDAGQSLPSSQELPNTSERVENERRASCKDSNEPGETQEDQPMQTESQEPSQVERS; from the exons ATGTACAGTGTGGAGGACTTACTGATCTCTCATGGATACAAACTGCCCAGAGGCGGCcctgcttcttcctcttcctctgcgcCTTATGACAATCGGAACGACTGTCGGCGTGACAACGTAGAAAACCGACCCTctggcggcggcggcggcgggggagggggtgggggcggAGCCCTGAATGGTTTTGGaacagcagagggaggggcagaTTCCCGAACAGAACCGGCGACGGGGCCTTACAGGCCGGCGCAGATGGCAAAAGCGCAtcctgaaaacaacaacaacgttaCCGAGGGACATGAGCGGATCCAGAGGAGGCTGGAAGTTCCTGTTGGTTTCCTTGGTGACCTGCAGCCTCTGGGAGACTCACTTGCTACTGACAGTGG GTTTTATGATGCCCCCAGCTTGACATtttctgaacacacagaagaaCGAGACATCTCCtactggagaaggagagggcAGGACTTCAGCGCCCTGTTGGATTTCGCTGACCCCCGGGAGCTGCGGGTGTCTGGAGGTCCGTGGAGAGGCCCAGTGCTGGCTGCGGAGGAGCTGCGTACTGAGAGGCCATTGGCACGATGGGAGGAAGGCCCGTGGCTAAGGGAGCCCATCGACTCGGGCCCAGAGACTCTGCGGGTGACTGGCGAGAGGAAGTGCCAGAGCCTGGGCACGGAGGAGTGGCGTCCTGCAGTGGGTCTTGGCAGGCAGCTTTCTGACGGAGAGGCTGAGCGCTGGTCTCAGGAACAGCAACACCGTTTGCGGCCTGTGGAGAGCAGCGTTCCTGCCGCTGTCAGGATGAAGTCTCAGTCCCTGCCCCGCGTTCTCTCCCCAGAAGATCCGCAGTATGGAGAACTTCCCCAGACAGGTGCCACAAGCCAGGTCCCTGCTCAGAGAACCAGCAGCTCTGTGCCATATGGTCGCTATCATAGCGACTGGCCAATAGGAGAACGGTGGAGTGGACAGACTCAAGGTCAAGGTTCTGTTGCACTTGTGCCAAAGCCACGGTTCAGTCGCCCTGTAAAGCCCCCATCTTATGAGACTCACCAGCAGAACAGGGGGAGCTGGGAAACACTTTCATCCGAACCAGTGTCCAAACCCAGAGACCGTTCTGTTTGCTATTCTCAGAGCTTTGAACCACTAAGGGACAGGTCTGGGTGCTATTCTCAGAGTGCAGAGCCCTTAAGAGATCGGTCCATTTGCTTTTCACAGAGCGCAGAGCCACTCAGAGACCGCCTGGTGAGCCACTCTCAAAGTGCCGAACCACTACGGGATCGATTCATCAGTCATTCACAAAGTGCAGACCTGATAAGGGACCGCTTCATGAGCCATTCTCACAGTGCGGACCTGTTAAGGGACAGATCGCTTTGTTATTCTCAGAGCTCTGAACTACTCAGAGACAGGTCAATCTGTTATTCACAGAGTGCAGAGCTACTGAGACCAGAGGCATTTCGGGCAGATCTGTTTTATCAGGAATTGACTGGTATGGAGCCCCCTGGTTATATCCCACCCCCCTCTTACAGGAGGTTTGCGCCTCCGAGGAGTGGACAGATTTACCGCGCTGACTCTGCTCTTGTCCGGTGGAAACGAGAACCCGTAAGTGCTGAGATGGGTGAGTGGTTTTCCAGAACAGCAGGAATGTCGTGGTCTGAACGCCGAGAGGACAGGAGCATGGTAGTAGTCCCCAGAAGGCCAGTACACCCTGGGCCTTCCATAGTACCAAATCGGCAAGGGCATGTGCAGTATGTTCCGTTTGATGACCCACGCATCAGGCACATCTCAGGGGGGCCCAGCGGAAACTCGCTTACAGACGCGGACAAAATCCGACATGTCAACAAAGAGCTTCCCGGTGCTTCAGCTTTAGGACAATCCACACATGATAGTGCCTTTCTCCCTGCCCAGGGGCCGAGCACGGACACTCACAAACCAGCTCTCAGTGAACACGAGAACGTTAGCCGTTGGAACAGGGGGTTGAGCAAAGGCAGTGAAAGTGTAGCACCAGACCAGAGCTTCTCCAAGTACCCTGCAACCTTTCAGACTAGACCCCCACAAGCCGTGGTCAAAGCTGACAGGAGTACAGACCAGCAGGTTAGGGGAGACAGAGTTCCAGACCAAGGTCAAGTAAAGGTGGAGAGAGTTACGGAACAGGTCAAAGTGGACAGAGCAGCAGAACAGATCAAAGTAGACAAAATCACAGAACAAGTGAAAGCAGACAGAGTTGTTACAGACCAAGTCAAAGTGGAAAGAGTTGCAGAAATTAAGCCAGACAAATTTACAGACAAGCagattaaaacagaaagaatgCCAGACCAAACAAAGATAGAAATAATTCCTGATCAGGTTAAAGCAGATAGAtattctgaaaaacaaattaaaattgatACCAAACCAGAGAAAACTCCAGACAAGGCAGTAAAGGTTGACAGAATTCTAGACAAGTCCAGTAAAGCAGAGAGGGTTCCAGAAAAGCAAGTGAAAATAGATAGAATTCCAGATAAGCTCAAGAcagacaaaatgacagaaaagctaaataaatCAGATAAATTAACTGAGAAGCTGATTAAATCAgagaagcaaacaaaagcagataTAAGTGTAGACCAGATAAAAGTGGACAAAGTCATtgacaaacaaatgaaagcaGACAAATCCATGGACAAAGGTTCTTCAGAGAGCGTTtccacagcaaaaacagaacCAGCCCAGGAGCCAGAAAAAAAGAGTGTGAAAAAGAAATTAAGTGAGACAATTTTTTGCCTGGTGTCTGTCCCTCTTTCACAGTCTAGTGGAAAGTCCAGAGATCAAAACAACAATGAAGAGAAAGAACCCAAATCCCCGCCtatccctcctcctcctccaccaagTTCCTCCAGCGAGAACAGCAACACCCTCGGCTCCCTGCCAAACCAAAGCCTCAAAAGCACATCCACCACCTCTACCGACTTAGAACTACAAGCACTCACACTAGGCAGTGCATCCAGTAGCATAATCACAAGAAGAGCGCACCGAAGGAGGAACTCTCGGACTAAGATCATCAAGCCAAATCCCCACGATGAGCTGAGACGATATTCTGGTGCATGGCCAGGGGACCAGTATCGTGACCAGGAAACCCAAACTAGCCCTGAACTAGCAAAGAGCGCTCAACATCCGGGTCCTGATAGAAAGGAAGCACAACCCCTGCCTGCTGTCCCAGAAGCAGAAGTCCCCATGGAAAGTGGTTCAGGAGCTCCAGGTGCTGCAGTAGCTACAGGATCTACAGGATCAGCAGGGAGCACAGGAGCAACCACAGGCCCAGGAGCTACGGGAACTTCAGGAGCTGTAGGAAGTACAGTTCTTTCTGGTGCTTCAGGAGCTACAGGGACTATGGGGGCTCCAGTGGCTCCAGGAGCTACAGGGGCTCCTGGGGCCCCTGGAACTTCAGACCCCAGTACTCCCTATGGGTATCCCATGAAAGGTCAGAAAAGCCTGAAACCATCAAGCAACAGCGCCTTTTCAAGGACAGGTACCTTCAAGAGCACAGGTTCTCACAGACCTccactacaccctcctccacaccctccacccccacctccaaacCAACCACCTTCccaacctccacctccacccccaacaCAGCCCCCAACCAAATCATCCCCTTCAGACCAGGCTGAAGATTCAAAGTTAGACCTTGGCCCTAATCCAGAAGCCTTTGGTCAATTCCTGCTGAAGCCAGTGAGCCGAAGGTCTTGGGATGCCATTGAAGAGCTTGAGTCCATTAACAAGGAATTGCAAGAGCAAGCAGGTAAGCGTCCTAGTGTGGACCAGTGCATCGAAGATCTTAATGAGGCCTACAAAGACATCTTGGAGCTCAGCACTGCCAGCAATAACCTCCCCAACCTTGCCAATCGCTCTTCCATGCAAATCCCTGACCGCATCAAAGCTAGACTGTCCACTGATTCCCTGGTGATGCCTGCAACTACACTTCGGCCCAGCCTGATGCCAGGGAGTGACCCAGAATACAGGGAGGTTAAGAGTGCCTTTTCCCGACCATCAACTGGGAAAAGTGTTAGCTTTAGCAAACAGCTAAGGGAAGAGATttgtcctgcacctcctccaccaGAAGCAGGTTTCAGAGATTACAAAACAGTAATGTCCCAGATAACTCAGCGTAAGGCCTGCAGATCAGTGAAACTGGACCTTCTAGCCTCAAAGGAAGCCCTAGTCAAAGATGACAGTTTGATTGCACAAACCTCCTCCACTTCGTCCATGTCAGCTGAAATCCCATGGGCAGAGAGGCAGCCTATGCAGGATGCCTCCACCTTAACCAGCCCCCCAGACTATGAGCACATTTGTCAAACGCTCCAAATGGCCCGTGATTCTGGAGCTATCAGCCGAGGGGCTTCTGTAAAATCCAAACCAGGTAGTGCCATGAGCATTGACACCCCACAGCATATGGCTGTTCCTGGCACATCCACAGTAGATCTGGAGCGTCCCTGCTGCTCCTTAGCATTAgataatgagaaacaggtgagacaGGAGCCAATTTCTTTATtcagggaagagaggagagagggctttAGGAGGGTAACAAGCCAGAATAACAAATTCCTTGGTAACAGGGGTGTGTTGTGTAGCATTGCGACTGGAAAACCAGTAGGGGACAAAGCAGGTTTAGAAGTAAACCCTGAAGTGCCAGCTGATTGGCAGATGCAGCTGTCTTTGGCTGAAAAGCATATTGCTACGCTTATCACAGGAGAAGGGTCCAAACATGGGTCAGCTGAGGCCCTAGATGAAATGAATAAGATGCCAGAAGGTACTCCTGCCAATGAGTTAGAAGAAGACCAGGCAAGCAAGACACTGCAAGAAGACAACGTTATTACTGGTGAGCAAAGTGGTATGCAAGTAGAGAAGCAAGAGGACGAGGCAGCAAAAGAGGCTGATAGTCATTTGCCTGTAGAAGTAGTGACCGATAGTGAGGttgcaaaggaaaaaaacacaggaacCACTAGAAAAGGTCCAACAAGAAGAACCTGTACCTGGAGGTGCAGAAGTGCAGGAGCAA TCAGTGAGGACCAGAAAACCCATGAGGCTAAGAAGGAAATGAATGTGACGTTAAGATCAAACAAGGCTGCAATGTGGACCCATTCAGGTCTGGATCCAGGGCTGCTGCCAGAATTTCCACCTGATCACCTCCCCCTGTCTGTGTTAGCATATCCAAATCGTAGATTATCATTGGGGCTTGATTGCGAGTGGGCTGGATGGGAAGGAGATAGGCTTAACCATGGGGGAGGCTGGGCAAGAGAGAGGCGGTCACTCGATGCTGAGGGGCAGGACTGCGCTGAGAGATGGGGTTTAGATGGTGACAGGCAACAACCCAGCGGCGAAAAGAGGGGCCTTGGTGGTTGGCGTGGGTGTGGGATTGATGGGCAGGGTGCCGATGACTCAGATTGGGATTTGGACGTTGATACGCAAGATTGTGATAAAGGACACTGTGTGGATGTAAAAAGATGGACTCTTAAGCAAGAACGAGATCAAAGTGAAGATCGAAGTAGTAGTGCTTCGATTAGGGATTTAGGGGAGGACAAGCAAAACACTGAAGGTGACAGACAGATTCAAGGTACTGAAGGGAGTCCAGTTGATAAGGACTTACAGGGCTCAGGTTTGGGAAGGCGGGGCCGTGGACTTTCCCAGCGAATCGAGGCTCTCCACGATCGTTTTATGGCCCCGCCCGGACATGGCTCTGAGGAGAGGCTTGCCCGTATGAGGGAGGTGGACACTGTCTCACGCATGAGACGCCTTAGCCTCCGTAGCACAGACTCATGGGATGGACTGTATGGGGTGAGCTTTGTTTCTAGAGCCGAAGAGGTGAGAAGGGATGCTGGACAGTCCCTGCCTTCCTCTCAAGAACTTCCAAACACATCAGAAAGAGTGGAGAATGAACGCAGAGCGTCCTGTAAAGACAGCAACGAGCCTGGTGAAACGCAAGAGGACCAGCCAATGCAAACAG